The following proteins are encoded in a genomic region of Methylibium petroleiphilum PM1:
- a CDS encoding ABC transporter ATP-binding protein, translating to MIELQSVTKSYPTPHGRRYVFRDLSFTFPENASIGLIGPNGAGKSTLMRLLGGIDSPDHGVVRSDRRISWPVGLAGGFQGALTGRDNVRFVCRVYGATGSAMRAKVRFTEEFAEIGEYFDLPVRSYSSGMRSRLAFGLSMAFDFDYYLIDEVMAVGDAQFRLKCQQMFREKLATSRLILVSHSMRDINEFCDVVVLVARGQVRIFEDVAEGIAAYQGDADSAALPNFPPYIRTRTAALRYLHQLEAQASGIPSDEPDADAAPLPASSSDATPPTAATPTPPSATPR from the coding sequence ATGATCGAACTGCAGTCCGTCACCAAGTCGTACCCGACACCGCACGGGCGTCGCTATGTCTTCCGCGACCTCAGCTTCACCTTCCCCGAGAACGCCAGCATCGGCCTGATCGGCCCCAATGGTGCTGGCAAATCCACGCTGATGCGCCTGCTCGGCGGCATTGACTCGCCCGACCACGGCGTGGTGCGCAGCGACCGACGCATCTCCTGGCCGGTCGGCTTGGCGGGCGGCTTCCAGGGCGCGCTGACCGGCCGCGACAACGTGCGCTTCGTCTGCCGCGTCTACGGCGCCACGGGCAGCGCCATGCGCGCAAAGGTCCGCTTCACCGAGGAGTTCGCCGAGATCGGCGAGTATTTCGACCTGCCGGTGCGCTCGTATTCGTCGGGGATGCGCTCACGGCTGGCGTTCGGGCTCAGCATGGCTTTCGATTTCGACTATTACCTGATCGACGAGGTCATGGCGGTCGGCGACGCGCAGTTCCGCCTGAAGTGCCAGCAGATGTTCCGCGAGAAGCTTGCCACCTCCCGGCTGATCCTGGTGTCTCACAGCATGCGCGACATCAACGAGTTCTGCGACGTCGTCGTGCTGGTCGCCCGGGGCCAGGTCCGCATCTTCGAGGACGTGGCTGAAGGCATCGCCGCCTATCAGGGCGATGCCGACAGCGCAGCGCTACCCAACTTCCCACCCTACATCCGCACGCGCACCGCCGCGCTGCGCTATCTCCATCAACTGGAAGCCCAGGCGTCCGGTATTCCCAGTGATGAACCGGACGCAGATGCTGCTCCTCTTCCGGCCTCAAGCTCCGACGCGACGCCTCCTACCGCGGCTACCCCGACTCCTCCTTCTGCCACCCCGCGATGA
- a CDS encoding ABC transporter permease: MHAPLSNPHSRKRTAWDIQRAVFLALFVRELKTRFGGRWLGVFWVLLEPTAHLAMLLVIFAFIRHRLLPGLEFPVFLLTGLVPFFVFRNLTLRGMDAIDSNRGLFGYRQVKPIDPMLARALLEVSLYGLIFVTMLAVMGWLDIEVAPHRPLEWLGVFAVVVVLGFSLGLVFAVCTDDLPELRSFVRIVFVPLYLLSGVMFPVATLSESVLPWLLWNPMLHAIEISRGFFFTGYHVIPQVSLLYPIGCALVALTLGLMLYRVRRHRLLAS, encoded by the coding sequence ATGCACGCCCCCCTCAGCAACCCACACTCGCGCAAGCGGACCGCTTGGGATATCCAACGCGCGGTCTTCCTCGCGCTGTTCGTGCGAGAGCTCAAGACTCGCTTCGGCGGCCGCTGGCTGGGCGTGTTCTGGGTGTTGCTGGAGCCCACCGCCCACCTCGCGATGCTGCTGGTGATCTTTGCGTTCATCCGGCACCGCCTGCTGCCGGGACTCGAATTCCCGGTGTTCCTGCTGACCGGCTTGGTGCCGTTCTTCGTTTTCAGGAACCTGACACTGCGCGGGATGGATGCAATCGACAGCAACCGCGGATTGTTCGGATACCGACAGGTCAAGCCCATCGATCCGATGCTTGCGCGCGCGCTGCTGGAGGTTAGTCTCTACGGACTGATTTTCGTGACCATGCTCGCCGTGATGGGCTGGCTGGACATCGAGGTCGCGCCGCATCGGCCGCTCGAATGGCTGGGCGTGTTCGCTGTCGTGGTTGTGCTCGGGTTTTCGCTGGGGCTGGTGTTCGCTGTATGCACCGACGACCTGCCAGAACTGCGCAGCTTCGTTCGCATCGTGTTCGTGCCGCTCTACCTGCTGTCGGGCGTGATGTTCCCGGTCGCCACGCTGTCGGAGTCGGTGCTGCCCTGGCTGCTCTGGAACCCGATGCTGCACGCGATCGAGATCTCGCGCGGTTTCTTCTTCACCGGCTACCACGTCATTCCGCAAGTCAGCCTGCTGTACCCGATCGGCTGCGCGCTGGTGGCGCTGACACTCGGACTGATGCTTTACCGCGTACGCCGGCACCGGCTGTTGGCCAGCTGA
- the rfbC gene encoding dTDP-4-dehydrorhamnose 3,5-epimerase: MKVSPTALPEVLLFEPDMFRDARGFVVESFNQRAFEAAVGHAANFVLDVHSRSQRGVLRGLHYQRPPHTQAKLVRVSVGSVYDVAVDLRRSSRCFGQWTGIELSAERAQQLWIPQGFAHGFLVLSESAEVQYKATNYYESHAEGAIRWDDPLIDIKWPALDIQPLLSLKDAAAPTLAQASVLFE, encoded by the coding sequence ATGAAGGTGAGCCCCACGGCCCTGCCCGAGGTCTTGTTGTTCGAACCCGATATGTTTCGGGATGCACGCGGGTTCGTCGTGGAAAGCTTCAACCAGCGTGCGTTCGAAGCGGCAGTGGGTCACGCCGCGAACTTCGTGCTGGACGTCCACTCCCGCTCGCAGCGCGGGGTGCTGCGGGGTCTGCACTACCAGCGTCCACCGCATACCCAGGCCAAGCTGGTACGTGTGAGCGTCGGCAGTGTGTACGACGTTGCCGTGGATCTGCGCCGGAGCAGCCGGTGCTTCGGTCAATGGACAGGCATCGAGCTCAGTGCCGAGCGCGCACAACAGCTCTGGATTCCGCAGGGTTTTGCACACGGCTTCCTGGTGCTGAGCGAATCGGCAGAAGTGCAATACAAGGCGACCAACTACTACGAGTCGCATGCGGAAGGAGCCATACGGTGGGACGACCCATTGATTGATATCAAGTGGCCGGCGCTAGACATCCAGCCGCTACTGTCTTTAAAGGACGCTGCCGCGCCGACGTTGGCGCAAGCGAGCGTGCTGTTCGAATAG
- the rfbB gene encoding dTDP-glucose 4,6-dehydratase, with protein sequence MILVTGGAGFIGSNFVLDWIASTDEPVVNLDVLSYSGNLRNLASLQGNARHVFVRGDIRDRPLLDRLLADHRPRAIVHLAAESHVDRSIHGPGAFLHTNVEGSFVLLEAARAYWSGLAAGRRESFRFLHVSTDEVFGSLEPGAPAFTETHAYDPSSPYAASKAASDHLARAWHRTYDLPVVTSNCSNNYGPYHFPEKLIPLTIVNALAGQTLPVYGDGLQIRDWLHVGDHCRALRTVLERGRVGETYNIGGGSEFANIDTVRRVCALLDELQPDPAGPYERLIRLVADRPGHDRRYAIDTRKIERELGWRPTETFETGLRKTVQWYLAHAGWVREVQSGSYRDWVAQNYATRTPGPA encoded by the coding sequence ATGATCCTCGTGACCGGCGGTGCCGGTTTCATCGGCAGCAACTTCGTTCTCGACTGGATCGCATCGACCGACGAGCCGGTCGTCAACCTCGACGTCCTCTCCTACTCCGGCAACCTGCGCAATCTCGCCTCGTTGCAAGGGAATGCCCGGCATGTCTTCGTGCGCGGCGACATCCGCGATCGGCCGTTGCTCGACCGGCTGCTGGCCGACCACCGGCCCCGGGCGATCGTTCATCTGGCCGCAGAAAGCCATGTCGATCGGTCTATCCACGGGCCCGGGGCCTTCTTGCACACCAATGTCGAAGGCTCGTTCGTGCTGCTCGAAGCCGCGCGCGCGTACTGGTCCGGATTAGCCGCCGGCAGGCGGGAATCGTTCCGCTTCCTCCACGTCAGCACCGACGAGGTGTTCGGCTCGCTCGAGCCCGGGGCACCGGCCTTCACCGAAACACACGCCTACGATCCGAGCAGCCCCTACGCGGCCAGCAAGGCCGCAAGCGACCACCTCGCCCGAGCCTGGCATCGCACCTACGATCTGCCGGTGGTGACGTCGAACTGTTCGAACAACTACGGGCCCTACCATTTCCCCGAGAAACTGATCCCGCTGACGATCGTCAATGCGCTCGCCGGCCAGACACTGCCGGTCTACGGCGATGGCCTGCAGATCCGCGATTGGCTGCACGTCGGCGACCACTGCCGGGCGCTCCGTACCGTGCTCGAACGAGGCCGTGTCGGCGAGACCTACAACATCGGCGGAGGGAGCGAGTTCGCCAACATCGACACCGTGCGGCGCGTGTGCGCGCTGCTCGACGAACTGCAGCCCGATCCCGCCGGCCCGTACGAACGCCTGATCCGCCTGGTCGCCGACCGTCCCGGTCATGACCGGCGCTACGCGATCGACACCCGCAAGATCGAACGGGAGCTGGGCTGGCGGCCGACCGAAACCTTCGAGACGGGGCTCCGCAAGACGGTCCAGTGGTACCTTGCTCATGCCGGCTGGGTGCGCGAGGTGCAAAGCGGCAGCTACCGCGACTGGGTGGCACAGAACTACGCCACGCGAACCCCAGGCCCCGCATGA
- the rfbA gene encoding glucose-1-phosphate thymidylyltransferase RfbA translates to MQRKGLILAGGAGTRLHPATLAISKQLLPVYDKPMVYYPLTTLMLAGIRDILVISTPQDRLSFEALLGNGARWGLNISYCVQPSPDGLAQAFVLGRDFIAGAPSALVLGDNLFHGHDLQSVLVRAAQRPAGATVFTYHVHDPERYGVVEFDAQRRAVSIEEKPRAPKSGYAVTGLYFYDEQVCDIAAGLKPSARGELEITDINTHYLLDGRLDVEILGRGYAWLDTGTHDSLLDAGQFIATLEKRQGLKVACPEEVAFRAGWISAEQLEALAAPMLKNSYGQYLLRVLREKVYR, encoded by the coding sequence ATGCAACGAAAAGGCCTCATCCTCGCCGGCGGAGCCGGCACCCGGCTGCACCCGGCGACGCTGGCCATCAGCAAGCAGCTCCTGCCGGTGTACGACAAGCCGATGGTGTATTACCCACTCACCACGCTGATGCTGGCCGGCATCCGCGACATCCTCGTCATCAGCACCCCGCAGGACCGCCTCAGCTTCGAAGCGCTGCTCGGCAACGGTGCGCGCTGGGGCCTGAACATCAGCTACTGCGTGCAGCCCAGCCCCGACGGCCTGGCGCAGGCCTTCGTGCTCGGACGCGACTTCATCGCAGGCGCGCCGAGCGCCCTGGTGCTCGGCGACAACCTCTTCCATGGCCACGATCTCCAGTCTGTGCTCGTCCGTGCCGCGCAGCGGCCGGCCGGAGCCACCGTGTTCACCTATCACGTGCACGATCCCGAGCGCTACGGCGTGGTCGAGTTCGATGCGCAACGCCGAGCCGTCAGCATCGAGGAAAAGCCCCGCGCCCCGAAAAGCGGCTACGCCGTGACCGGGCTGTACTTCTACGACGAGCAGGTTTGCGACATCGCCGCCGGGCTGAAGCCTAGCGCGCGCGGCGAGTTGGAGATCACCGACATCAACACGCATTACCTGCTCGACGGCCGGCTGGACGTGGAGATCCTGGGGCGAGGCTACGCCTGGCTCGACACCGGCACCCACGACAGCCTGCTCGACGCGGGACAATTCATCGCCACGCTCGAGAAGCGCCAGGGCCTGAAGGTCGCCTGCCCTGAGGAAGTGGCGTTTCGCGCAGGCTGGATCAGCGCGGAACAACTCGAGGCGCTGGCTGCTCCGATGCTGAAGAACAGTTATGGCCAGTACCTGCTGCGCGTGCTGCGAGAGAAGGTCTACCGATGA
- the rfbD gene encoding dTDP-4-dehydrorhamnose reductase: MRILLLGKNGQVGWELQRALAPLGELLALARDSAPLAADLGCPEALVATVRHVRPDIIVNAAAYTAVDRAEREPALARAVNAIAPAVLAREAAMLGATLVHFSTDYVFDGSGSAPRDESARTAPINVYGESKLEGEMAIRASGCRHLILRSSWVHAARGSNFAKTVLCLAAEREHLEIVDDQIGAPTGAELLADVTAHALWSVRQEPSLAGTYHVTAGGETSRHAYALFVIERARAHGHPLNVAADAVRPVPTSVFPTRARRPLNSRLDTGRLQSRFGLRLPPWQEGVERLLIEVLGH; this comes from the coding sequence ATGAGGATCCTGCTGCTCGGCAAGAACGGCCAGGTGGGCTGGGAGCTCCAGCGCGCGCTCGCCCCCCTCGGCGAACTGCTCGCGCTGGCGCGCGACAGCGCGCCACTCGCGGCCGATCTCGGCTGCCCCGAGGCCTTGGTGGCGACGGTGCGCCACGTGCGCCCGGACATCATCGTGAATGCAGCGGCCTACACCGCCGTCGACCGGGCCGAGCGCGAGCCGGCGCTCGCGCGAGCCGTCAACGCCATCGCGCCCGCGGTGCTGGCCCGCGAGGCCGCAATGCTGGGCGCCACCTTGGTGCACTTCAGCACCGACTACGTGTTCGACGGCTCGGGCAGCGCGCCGCGAGACGAAAGCGCCCGGACCGCCCCGATCAACGTCTATGGTGAGAGCAAGCTCGAGGGAGAAATGGCGATCCGCGCCAGCGGCTGCCGCCACCTGATCCTGCGCTCCAGCTGGGTTCATGCGGCGCGCGGCAGCAACTTCGCGAAGACCGTGCTGTGCCTGGCCGCCGAACGCGAGCACCTCGAGATCGTCGACGACCAGATCGGAGCTCCCACCGGCGCCGAGCTGCTGGCCGACGTCACCGCGCACGCCCTGTGGTCGGTTCGACAGGAACCTTCGCTCGCCGGGACTTACCACGTGACCGCTGGCGGCGAAACCAGTCGGCATGCCTATGCCCTTTTCGTCATCGAGCGGGCGCGCGCCCACGGTCATCCGCTGAATGTGGCAGCCGACGCCGTCCGTCCGGTCCCCACCAGCGTCTTCCCGACACGCGCTCGGCGACCGCTCAATTCGCGCCTCGACACCGGCAGGCTGCAATCGCGCTTCGGCCTGCGTCTTCCGCCCTGGCAGGAGGGCGTCGAGCGCCTGCTGATCGAAGTGCTGGGGCACTGA
- a CDS encoding capsular polysaccharide ABC transporter, with protein sequence MSLLPALTPLRLKLALIAAPMLLAGVYYTFFAADRYVSEATLTVRQANQESGPLPGVALLLGGINPPSRDDTLYLREYVHSMGMLKRLDARLNLRAHYEAETRDPLFRLYRDTSQEWFLEYYRSRVEVLFDEIASLLTVRVQGFEPEFAQQVTQAILEESEQFVNGFSHQMAREQMRFAEEELKGASVRLRDTKAKVVAFQNKHKILDPTAQARASGVLTAELQAELAKLEAEMRNLRSYLNDDSYQVKGLRGQIAALKAQLDIERGRGTSGRNSDRLNELASQFRDLGLQAAFAEDAYKLSLAAVENARIDATRKIKSLVVIEAPVRAEVAEYPRRLYNLATLFVVCCLLYGVTRLVVTTVRDHQD encoded by the coding sequence ATGAGCCTTCTTCCTGCGCTGACTCCCCTGCGACTCAAGCTCGCCCTGATCGCCGCACCGATGCTGCTGGCCGGCGTGTATTACACCTTCTTCGCCGCCGATCGCTACGTCAGCGAGGCCACCCTCACGGTGCGGCAAGCCAACCAGGAATCAGGCCCGCTGCCGGGTGTCGCGCTGCTGCTGGGCGGCATCAACCCGCCCTCCCGCGACGACACGCTGTACTTGCGCGAATACGTCCATTCGATGGGCATGCTCAAGCGCCTGGATGCACGACTGAACCTGCGCGCACATTACGAGGCCGAGACCCGCGACCCACTGTTTCGCCTGTACCGCGATACCAGCCAGGAGTGGTTCCTCGAGTATTACCGCAGCCGCGTCGAGGTGCTTTTCGACGAGATCGCCTCGCTGCTGACCGTGCGCGTGCAGGGCTTCGAGCCCGAGTTCGCGCAGCAGGTCACTCAGGCCATCCTGGAGGAGAGCGAGCAGTTCGTGAACGGCTTCTCTCACCAGATGGCGCGCGAGCAGATGCGCTTCGCCGAAGAGGAACTCAAGGGCGCCAGCGTGCGGCTGCGCGACACGAAGGCCAAGGTCGTGGCCTTCCAGAACAAGCACAAGATCCTCGACCCGACGGCCCAGGCGCGGGCCAGCGGCGTGCTCACCGCCGAGCTGCAGGCTGAGTTGGCCAAGCTCGAGGCCGAGATGCGCAACCTGCGCAGCTATCTCAACGACGACTCGTACCAGGTCAAAGGCCTTCGCGGCCAGATCGCGGCGCTGAAGGCCCAGCTCGACATCGAGCGCGGACGCGGCACCTCCGGCCGAAACAGCGACCGGCTCAACGAGCTGGCTTCGCAGTTCCGCGACCTCGGACTCCAGGCCGCCTTTGCGGAGGACGCCTACAAGCTGTCGCTGGCTGCAGTCGAGAATGCGCGCATCGACGCCACCCGAAAGATCAAGAGCCTGGTCGTCATCGAGGCGCCGGTGCGCGCCGAAGTGGCCGAGTACCCCCGGCGTCTGTACAACCTGGCCACGCTGTTCGTCGTGTGCTGCCTGCTTTACGGCGTGACGCGCCTTGTCGT